GTTCGATGCTGATCTACGCGCTGCTCCATCTCACCGGCTATGCCGACATGACGATGGACGAGATCCGCAACTTCCGGCAGCTCGGCAGCCGCACCGCCGGCCATCCCGAGTACGGCCACGCGGACGGTATCGAAACCACCACCGGCCCACTCGGCCAGGGTCTGGCCAACGCCGTCGGCATGGCGCTCGCCGAACGCGTGCTCAACGCGCGCTTCGGCGATCTCGTGAACCACCGGACCTATGTCATCGCCGGTGACGGTTGCCTGATGGAGGGCATCAGCCACGAAGCCGCCTCCCTGGCCGGCCATCTCAGGCTCGGCCATCTGATCGTGCTCTTCGACGACAACGGCATCTCGATCGACGGACCCACGTCGCTGGCCGAATCCGACGATACGCTGAAGCGCTTCGACGCCTGCGGCTGGGACACCGGGCGCGTCGACGGTCACGACACCGACGCCGTGGCCGCCGCGATCGAACATGCGCAGGCGAGCGACCGTCCGAGCCTGATCGCCTGCCGCACCACGATCGGTTACGGCGCACCCAACAAGCAGGGCACGGCCGCAACCCATGGTGCCCCGCTCGGCGACGAGGAGATCGCCGCCGCCCGAACCGAACTCGGCTGGTCTCACGAGCCCTTCGTGATCCCCAATGACATTCTTTCGGCCTGGCGCGCCGCCGGCACACGCGGCACGGCAGCGCGGGAAGCCTGGGAATCGGCTCTGGCGGCAGCCGATGCCGGCGATCGTGCCGAGTTCGAGCGACGCATGACCGGCGATGTCAGCGACATCGCCGCCAGGGCGACCGCAGAGCACATTGCCGGACTCCTGGCCGCCCCCCGGGCTGTCGCCACACGCAAGGCCAGCGAACTCGCGCTCAACGCTCTCACCGAAGCCCTGCCCGAGATGATCGGCGGATCGGCCGATCTGACCGGCTCGAACAACACCCGCACCGGGCCGATGGTCGATGTCGCGCCCGGCGACTACGGCGGCTCCTACGTCCGCTACGGTGTGCGCGAGCACGGCATGGCCGCGGCCATGAACGGCATGGCGCTGCACGGCGGTGTCATTCCCTACGGCGGCACATTCCTGGTCTTCACCGACTATTGCCGCCCGGCGATCCGCCTCGCCGCGCTCATGGGCCTTCGTGTCGTCTTCGTCATGACCCACGATTCCATCGGCCTGGGCGAAGACGGCCCGACCCATCAGCCGGTCGAGCACGTCGCCAGCCTGCGCGCGATCCCGAACCTCAACGTGTTCCGCCCCGCCGATGCGGTCGAGACGGCCGAATGCTGGGAACTCGCGCTGTCGACCATCTCAACGCCCTCGGTCATCGCCTTGACCCGTCAGAGCCTGCCCCAGGTCCGCACCGAAGCGGTCGACGGCAATCTCTGCGCCAGAGGCGGATATGTCCTGCGTGATGCCGAAGGCGACGCCGGTGCGACGATCGTCGCGTCGGGCTCGGAGGTCGAGATTGCCCTGGCCGCCAGCGATGCGCTGCAGGCCGACGGGGTCTCGACCCGTGTCGTTTCAA
The genomic region above belongs to Rhodospirillales bacterium and contains:
- the tkt gene encoding transketolase; translation: MANAIRALAMDAVQAAKSGHPGMPMGMADVATVLFGRYLKFDPARPDWPDRDRFVLSAGHGSMLIYALLHLTGYADMTMDEIRNFRQLGSRTAGHPEYGHADGIETTTGPLGQGLANAVGMALAERVLNARFGDLVNHRTYVIAGDGCLMEGISHEAASLAGHLRLGHLIVLFDDNGISIDGPTSLAESDDTLKRFDACGWDTGRVDGHDTDAVAAAIEHAQASDRPSLIACRTTIGYGAPNKQGTAATHGAPLGDEEIAAARTELGWSHEPFVIPNDILSAWRAAGTRGTAAREAWESALAAADAGDRAEFERRMTGDVSDIAARATAEHIAGLLAAPRAVATRKASELALNALTEALPEMIGGSADLTGSNNTRTGPMVDVAPGDYGGSYVRYGVREHGMAAAMNGMALHGGVIPYGGTFLVFTDYCRPAIRLAALMGLRVVFVMTHDSIGLGEDGPTHQPVEHVASLRAIPNLNVFRPADAVETAECWELALSTISTPSVIALTRQSLPQVRTEAVDGNLCARGGYVLRDAEGDAGATIVASGSEVEIALAASDALQADGVSTRVVSMPSWELFRQQDDAYRASVIDPATACVAVEAGSTFGWSDMIGSAGGVVGMSSFGASAPHEALYDHFGITPAAVADAVRKRL